From the Candidozyma auris chromosome 2, complete sequence genome, the window CGTCGTCGGGAACGGCGACTTGGTTTTCGTTGACagatgattttcttctgccGTTCTTCATAGGTGGAGCAAATTCCTCGTCGGAATCCGACGCCACGGCGTCATCGTGCTCCACCAGCTTATTATGAGAAATCATGTTCTGCAAAACAGGCAGCCTATTGATGATGGAGGCTACGGCCTTTTCCAAATTGAGCGTGTAGAAATGGTAGCCACGAATACGACCTTCTGTGCGCTGGTCGATCTCTGAAATCATCTTGGTCAACACATCAAGACCAATGGTCTTGACAGTATCGTCATCATTAGCGAAAGCATCCAACTTACTGAGAATGTCCCTGGGAACATTTGCATGCGACAACCTCGTGGCCCTTACAAACACTCTATATGTGGTGATGGGCATGAGTCCAGGTATTAGGATGACGTTCTTCAACTGGGGGGTTTCCCTGAGCAACTTTTCGTAAGCCACAAATTtatcaacatcaaagaaaagctgTGTCACCACATAGTCGGCGCCAGCctcgatcttctccaccaagTACGGCAAGTCCTTCCGTGGGTCCTGCTGCGAGGCATCTGCTCCCTCCACATGGCCCTCTGGGTACCCAGCAACACCAATACAGAAATAGTCTCCATGATTTTGACGAATGAATCGCACCAAATCCACAGCACTGGAAAAATCGCAATTGGGTGTCCAGTACTCCTCTGTCCTAGGAGGGTCTCCTCTCAAGGCAAGaatgttcttgatgccAGCTGCTCTAGCTCTCTGGAGCGCATCCTCGATGATCTCCTTATTGGTGTTTGTGCAAGTTAAATGGAGGACAGTGGTGACTCCCAATTCCTTCTGGCACGTTGCAGCCAAATCAAGCGATTTTTCTGCCGTGGAACCGCCAGCACCCCACGTCACTGTGAGGAAAAGCGGGTTTAGGGCCATCATCCTGGATAATCTCGCTAGCAAGTTGCGGAAGCCGGCGTCTGTTTTCGGCGGGAAGAACTCGAACGAGCAGAACCGCTCGCCAGGGGCCAAGCTTCTTATTTTGGACGTCACCGTGGACATTACGAAGAAGTTGGGGGTGGAATAAGTAAGTGTAGATGTGTGTAATGAGAGCGATTTTGATGGCTGCGATTCAGAGTCGTCAGTGCAGGTGACTCGGAAAGGGCGCTGGGGATAAGTACAGAGGGATCGAGACGAATAGTAGGATGAGGAGGGAATTGAGGCGATATTTATGTGGAAGTGACGCTGCAAGACGCTTGAgaaattttcatttttgtaGGCCATTATCGGATTGACCAAATGGGTACATACAATAGTGGGTGAAACTGGTCTTCAAGTTATCACCAGGAAGGTCGATATGACTTAATAAAATTCCACAGTTCTGATAAGTGGCCGGAGTTGTTTATCAAGCTATTATGGTCTTTTAAGCAAGGTGCTTGCAATTACCCATCTTGATCATTCTCCAGAGCGGCCAGGCGTACAtacttttcgcagccatttctgtTATCTATACAATGTATATTCGTGGACTCAAATAAGTGTTTCTGACTAGTATTACCAAACCAAGCCATGTCACAGACAGTGAAAACTTAAGTCTTTCACCAATTGGAGGATCATTGATGTGGAATCCTGCGTTTGACGCTATTCTGGTGCCTACAGCCTCTTGCAGGTGCTTGCCTTGCTTCCAACAAGCATCTCAATAAAATAAGTTTATTAACGAAGCTGTGCTTAACTATTGAGCCGACCCCGAGTGCGCTCGCTGCGTACCTTAAGAACACCTTCTTAGACGGCAGAGTACTCGCCACGATTACCGTTTCTGGTGAACTTCTCAATGATCTCTTTAATGAATACAGGCAATCCTCTTAaaagatcaacaaaattCTCCAACACTTCCTTCAACGCCAGCAGGAAGTCGATGGCGTTGCCCTTATTGTACTGGAACCATGCACCGCCGATGATGTAGATACTGAGGAAAAGTAccatgaaaatgaagatcCACGTAAACCACCCCCACGACTCGCCATTATCGTTGCCACTGCCCGGGTTTGGCTTTCTGTTGGCCTTGAGACAAGCCTTATCCGATTTGATTGTCGTCGTGAGCCACCTGTTATCCCAACGAGACTCAAACTCTTTGGTAGCCTCTTTCTCCGGCACACACATGAACACCATGCTGGCACGAAGGTTGTTATCGTCGCCCCAAACGAGATCGTAATCTATGGCGAAACCTTCGTCGCCATTGTTACCCAACTTTCTTATAGCAGTCAGCGGGTTGTATTTGAAGTTGTAGACTTCAGCTAACAAGCTCTTGTCGCCATTGACAATGGTTTTTTTGCCACAGATGTCAGCGTCTTTATCGCAATCTGAAACCAGCGAAAGGTCTTCACAAACAGCAATCAGCCAGTCGATGGTAGTCTTAGAAGGAGGAGTGTTTCTCGAGTTCGACGCGGAGTATACACCTTTCAAACCTTGCAAATCGTATCCCTGGAGCTCTTTCAGCGAGCAGTCGAACGCATAGGAAAACGACGCATACAATACAGCTAGTAGAAATGAAACAAACCAGTTCATTTTATGTGCTAGTTGCAAGTGGCCGTTTTAAAAGTTTGTCAGACTCCCGGGTACACTTGATATGAGAGAGGCACGGGTGTCTGCGTTGAGATACCGATCCGGTCAATGGAAGTAGAATAA encodes:
- a CDS encoding methylenetetrahydrofolate reductase (NAD(P)H) MET12, producing MSTVTSKIRSLAPGERFCSFEFFPPKTDAGFRNLLARLSRMMALNPLFLTVTWGAGGSTAEKSLDLAATCQKELGVTTVLHLTCTNTNKEIIEDALQRARAAGIKNILALRGDPPRTEEYWTPNCDFSSAVDLVRFIRQNHGDYFCIGVAGYPEGHVEGADASQQDPRKDLPYLVEKIEAGADYVVTQLFFDVDKFVAYEKLLRETPQLKNVILIPGLMPITTYRVFVRATRLSHANVPRDILSKLDAFANDDDTVKTIGLDVLTKMISEIDQRTEGRIRGYHFYTLNLEKAVASIINRSPVLQNMISHNKSVEHDDAVASDSDEEFAPPMKNGRRKSSVNENQVAVPDDAKRALVSKALSKDPKSIVDISTGKGALGKDATWDEFTNGRFGDSNSPAYGEIDGYGPNLKLHTNKEVEETWGNPESTADITRIIVDYLSNKINVLPWADSELSPETGLIQEELFELNERGWFTLASQPAVNNCKSSDKILGWGPPNGHIFQKSFVEFFIPKKQWKDELLPRISKQVEEKTITYYCGDASGHISSNLPIGKGKDSNTKSAVTWGVFPSKEVLQPTIIDYESFKAWNEEAFLLWLEWARCYRKDSKSYQLLNDIYNNYYLVSLVHHDFTDEFVLWTTLLSD